A single Pseudomonas brassicacearum DNA region contains:
- a CDS encoding leucine-rich repeat-containing protein kinase family protein, which yields MHTLAQLRAGQLSGITRLDLACGLTEFPREIFDLADSLEILNLSGNQLDTLPDDLHRLTRLRVLFCSDNRFTELPECLGRCSALTMVGFKANRIARVTGAALPPRLRWLILTDNCVNQLPDELGQRPSLQKLMLAGNRLQQLPASLGQCHRLELLRIAANQLTELPQWLLKLPSLSWLAYAGNPLQAQAEAAALNSTTPIAWAHLELQQPLGEGASGVIHQALWRTPGQVAQKVAVKLYKGQMTSDGSPLHEMHACITAGRHPNLIEVLGQVAGHPEQQAGLVMALIEPSYRNLAGLPSLASCSRDVYADELRLSAPAALRIAHGIASVAAHLHRQGITHGDLYGHNILCNDQGDCLLGDFGAASFHATTDNLQTRALQRIEVRAFGILLGELLARIEPALGAQDLAWLQDLQARCCQSDVLARPGFDEIEGLLRDRGEGACSRWTL from the coding sequence ATGCACACCCTCGCCCAACTACGCGCCGGCCAGCTCTCAGGCATTACTCGGCTGGACCTGGCCTGCGGCTTGACGGAGTTTCCCAGGGAAATCTTCGACCTGGCCGATTCCCTCGAGATTCTCAACCTCAGCGGCAATCAGTTGGACACGCTGCCCGACGACCTGCATCGGCTGACTCGCCTGCGCGTGCTGTTCTGTTCGGACAACCGCTTCACCGAACTGCCCGAATGCCTGGGCCGTTGCAGCGCGTTGACCATGGTCGGTTTCAAGGCCAACCGCATCGCGCGCGTCACGGGCGCCGCGCTGCCACCACGGCTGCGCTGGCTGATCCTGACCGACAACTGCGTCAACCAATTGCCGGATGAACTGGGCCAACGCCCCTCTCTGCAGAAACTGATGCTGGCCGGCAACCGTTTGCAGCAGCTGCCGGCGAGCCTGGGTCAGTGTCATCGACTCGAACTGCTACGCATCGCCGCCAACCAACTGACCGAACTGCCGCAATGGTTGCTCAAGCTGCCAAGCCTCAGCTGGCTGGCCTACGCTGGCAACCCGCTGCAAGCCCAGGCAGAAGCGGCGGCCCTGAATAGCACAACGCCTATCGCCTGGGCGCATCTGGAACTGCAACAGCCACTGGGCGAAGGCGCGTCGGGGGTAATTCATCAGGCGCTCTGGCGGACGCCCGGCCAGGTGGCGCAAAAGGTCGCAGTGAAGCTGTACAAAGGCCAGATGACCAGCGACGGCTCGCCCCTGCATGAGATGCATGCCTGCATCACTGCCGGTCGACACCCGAACCTGATTGAGGTGCTGGGCCAGGTTGCCGGACACCCCGAGCAACAGGCCGGGCTGGTGATGGCGCTGATCGAGCCCAGCTACCGTAACCTCGCCGGGCTGCCGAGCCTGGCGTCGTGCAGCCGCGACGTGTATGCCGATGAGCTGCGCCTCAGCGCCCCAGCGGCCCTGCGCATCGCCCATGGCATCGCCTCGGTGGCGGCGCACCTGCACCGCCAGGGCATCACCCACGGGGATCTCTACGGGCACAATATCCTGTGCAATGACCAGGGCGATTGCCTGCTGGGGGATTTTGGCGCCGCGTCGTTCCACGCCACCACGGACAACCTTCAAACCCGCGCACTGCAACGCATCGAAGTGCGGGCCTTCGGGATTCTGCTGGGGGAATTGCTGGCGCGGATCGAACCGGCGCTCGGTGCGCAGGATCTTGCGTGGCTGCAGGATTTGCAGGCGCGCTGCTGTCAGTCGGATGTGCTGGCGCGACCGGGGTTTGATGAGATCGAAGGTTTACTGCGTGACCGTGGCGAGGGAGCTTGCTCCCGCTGGACTCTGTAG
- a CDS encoding ABC transporter substrate-binding protein, giving the protein MNNVKRSALFGFCSLGSACLGTLLPLTQALAEPTLYLGMNGGTMERLYADKVLPAFEKANNVKVVIVPGTSADILAKVQASKGNPQMHVMFLDDGIMYRAIAMGLCDKLEDSPPLAQIPAKGRIKDQAVAVSLGVTGLAYNTRLFKEKGWNTPTSWMDLADPRFKDKVVFQSMASSTFGLHGFLMFNRIQGGSETDVEPGFKAWPNTVGRNVLEYIPSSAKISEMLQTDEAALFPLTPTQVTALKLKGMPVEYAQPKEGAVVLNVAECAIAQNTQPELAQKLAAFLLTPQAQAIALEEGDQIPSNPNTPTTDKTRGQVEAMKQYLETAIAVDWDQVNEQRPAWNARWNRSIER; this is encoded by the coding sequence ATGAATAACGTCAAACGCAGTGCACTGTTCGGTTTCTGCTCGCTGGGTTCCGCTTGCCTGGGCACCCTGCTCCCGCTCACCCAGGCGTTGGCCGAGCCGACGCTTTACCTGGGCATGAACGGCGGAACCATGGAGCGGCTCTACGCCGACAAGGTCTTGCCGGCCTTCGAGAAAGCCAACAACGTCAAAGTGGTCATCGTGCCCGGCACCTCCGCCGACATCCTGGCCAAAGTCCAGGCCAGCAAAGGCAACCCGCAGATGCATGTGATGTTCCTCGATGACGGCATCATGTATCGCGCCATCGCCATGGGCTTGTGCGACAAGCTCGAAGACAGCCCGCCCCTGGCGCAGATCCCGGCCAAGGGACGCATCAAGGATCAAGCCGTGGCCGTCAGCCTCGGGGTGACGGGGCTGGCCTACAACACTCGGCTGTTCAAGGAGAAGGGCTGGAATACGCCCACTTCATGGATGGACCTGGCCGATCCGCGCTTCAAGGACAAAGTGGTGTTCCAGTCGATGGCCTCGTCCACATTCGGCCTGCACGGTTTCCTGATGTTCAACCGGATCCAGGGCGGCAGCGAAACCGACGTCGAGCCGGGCTTCAAAGCGTGGCCAAATACAGTGGGACGCAACGTGCTGGAGTACATCCCGAGCTCGGCGAAGATATCCGAAATGCTGCAGACCGACGAAGCCGCGCTGTTCCCGCTGACGCCGACCCAGGTGACCGCGTTGAAACTCAAGGGCATGCCGGTCGAATATGCCCAGCCGAAGGAAGGCGCCGTGGTCCTCAACGTCGCCGAATGCGCCATCGCCCAAAACACTCAACCGGAGCTGGCGCAAAAGCTCGCGGCTTTCCTGCTGACCCCGCAAGCCCAGGCCATCGCCCTGGAAGAAGGCGACCAGATCCCGTCCAACCCCAACACCCCGACCACCGACAAGACCCGCGGCCAGGTGGAAGCGATGAAGCAATACCTGGAAACAGCGATTGCGGTGGATTGGGACCAGGTCAACGAACAACGCCCGGCCTGGAACGCCCGCTGGAACCGCAGCATCGAGCGCTAG
- a CDS encoding NAD(P)/FAD-dependent oxidoreductase: MIEVDAVIIGGGIVGASAALFLSKAGRRVVLLERDFCGSHSSGVNYGGVRRQGRPLSQLPLSQRAHEIWSQLPQLIGIDGEYQRSGHLKLARSAEDLQALHDYAVASQGFGLDLQLLDRDALRARFPWVGTVAVGASLCPDDGHANPRLVSPAFAQAARRQGALVHEQCAVSNVVHDGQRFAVHTATGLTFHAPWLLNCAGAWASQFAAQFGEAVPMHAGHPAMLVTEPLPLVMDASTGVEGGGIYARQVSRGNCVLGGGQGFALDAARARPGQNAVLEILHQAVELYPFLEGAQAIRTWSGTEGYLPDRQPVIGHSSTQPGLLHAFGFAGAGFQIGPAVGQALTEIICSGASTTPLDAFSITRFHSISVA; this comes from the coding sequence ATGATCGAAGTGGATGCAGTGATCATTGGCGGCGGCATCGTCGGTGCCTCGGCCGCGTTGTTCCTGAGCAAGGCCGGACGCCGGGTGGTGTTGCTGGAGCGCGACTTCTGCGGTTCGCACTCCAGCGGCGTTAACTACGGCGGTGTGCGCCGCCAGGGCCGACCGTTGTCGCAATTGCCCTTGTCGCAACGGGCCCATGAAATCTGGAGCCAGTTGCCACAATTGATCGGCATCGATGGTGAGTACCAGCGCAGCGGTCATCTGAAACTGGCCCGCAGCGCTGAAGATCTGCAAGCGCTGCACGACTACGCCGTCGCCAGCCAAGGGTTTGGCCTGGATCTGCAACTGCTCGATCGCGATGCGTTGCGCGCCCGTTTTCCGTGGGTCGGCACTGTCGCGGTCGGAGCGTCGCTGTGCCCGGACGACGGCCACGCCAATCCACGCCTGGTATCGCCTGCCTTTGCCCAGGCCGCTCGCCGGCAGGGCGCGCTAGTCCACGAACAGTGCGCCGTCAGCAACGTGGTACACGACGGCCAGCGCTTTGCCGTACATACCGCAACGGGCCTGACGTTCCATGCGCCCTGGCTGCTGAACTGCGCCGGTGCCTGGGCGAGTCAGTTCGCCGCGCAGTTCGGCGAAGCGGTGCCGATGCACGCCGGGCATCCGGCGATGCTGGTCACCGAGCCCTTGCCCTTGGTCATGGACGCCAGCACTGGCGTCGAAGGCGGCGGCATCTATGCCCGCCAGGTTTCACGCGGCAATTGCGTGCTGGGCGGCGGCCAAGGTTTTGCCTTGGACGCCGCTCGCGCCCGACCCGGCCAGAATGCGGTGCTGGAAATCCTGCACCAGGCGGTCGAACTCTACCCATTCCTGGAAGGCGCCCAGGCGATTCGTACCTGGAGCGGCACCGAAGGTTACCTGCCCGATCGCCAGCCGGTGATCGGCCACAGCAGCACCCAGCCCGGTCTGTTGCACGCGTTCGGCTTTGCCGGTGCGGGCTTCCAGATCGGCCCGGCGGTGGGCCAGGCGCTTACCGAGATCATCTGCAGCGGGGCTTCGACCACGCCGCTGGATGCGTTTTCCATCACCCGGTTTCACTCCATCTCCGTTGCTTGA
- a CDS encoding NAD(P)/FAD-dependent oxidoreductase, with protein sequence MKPIAIIGAGPAGIRAAQTLVAHGLYPVLLDEAARGGGQIYRRQPANFKRSPGKLYGFEAHKANAIHQTLDALREQLDYRPDTLVWNAEAGLLDTLHEGRADRLEYASVIVATGATDRVLPVPGWTLPGVYSLGAAQIALKFQGCAIGERVVFAGSGPLLYLVAYQYARAGANVVAVLDSSPFSAQVRALPGLLAQPATLAKGLYYRAWLTAHGIAVHQGASLSRLDGARRVQSLKWRNARGEHTLDCDAVAFAHGLRSETQLADLLGCDFTWNALNRAWLPQRDLAGRSSVPGIYLAGDGAGIMGADAAEMAGERAALALLEDSGYLIDPQRCTQLEQSLERIGHFRQGLERAFAFPEEWAAAAADNLMICRCEEVSAGDIRQVVGEGHWEINRVKAHCRVGMGRCQGRMCGAAAAEIIARESGRTVSSIGRLRAQAPIKPMPFGLEVEP encoded by the coding sequence ATGAAACCGATAGCCATCATCGGCGCCGGCCCGGCCGGTATCCGTGCTGCGCAGACATTGGTCGCCCACGGCCTATACCCGGTTCTGCTGGACGAAGCCGCCCGCGGTGGCGGACAGATCTATCGGCGCCAACCGGCCAATTTCAAGCGCTCGCCGGGCAAGCTCTATGGCTTCGAAGCGCACAAGGCCAACGCCATCCACCAGACGCTCGACGCATTGCGCGAACAGCTCGACTATCGTCCCGACACCCTGGTGTGGAACGCCGAGGCCGGCCTGCTCGATACCCTGCATGAAGGCCGCGCCGACCGTCTCGAGTACGCCAGCGTGATCGTCGCAACTGGCGCCACCGACCGGGTCCTGCCTGTGCCGGGGTGGACCCTGCCCGGGGTGTACAGCCTGGGCGCGGCGCAGATCGCGCTGAAGTTCCAGGGGTGCGCCATCGGTGAACGGGTGGTGTTCGCCGGCAGCGGCCCCTTGCTGTATCTGGTGGCCTATCAATACGCCCGGGCCGGCGCCAACGTGGTCGCGGTGCTCGACAGTTCGCCCTTTAGCGCCCAGGTCCGCGCCCTGCCCGGCCTGCTGGCGCAACCGGCCACCCTCGCCAAGGGCCTCTACTACCGCGCCTGGCTGACCGCCCATGGCATCGCCGTGCATCAAGGCGCGAGCCTGTCGCGTCTCGACGGAGCACGCCGGGTGCAGTCACTGAAATGGCGCAATGCACGCGGCGAACACACCCTCGACTGCGATGCGGTGGCCTTCGCCCACGGCTTGCGCAGCGAAACCCAACTGGCCGACTTGCTGGGCTGTGACTTCACCTGGAACGCCCTCAATCGCGCCTGGCTGCCCCAACGGGACCTCGCCGGGCGCAGCAGCGTGCCGGGGATTTACCTGGCCGGTGACGGTGCCGGAATCATGGGTGCCGACGCGGCTGAAATGGCCGGCGAACGGGCAGCCCTGGCCTTGCTCGAAGACAGCGGTTATCTGATCGACCCGCAGCGTTGCACTCAGTTGGAACAATCGCTGGAACGCATCGGCCATTTCCGACAGGGCCTGGAACGCGCGTTTGCCTTTCCTGAAGAGTGGGCCGCCGCCGCTGCCGATAACCTGATGATTTGCCGCTGCGAAGAAGTCAGCGCCGGCGACATCCGCCAGGTGGTGGGTGAAGGCCATTGGGAAATCAATCGGGTCAAGGCGCATTGCCGGGTCGGCATGGGCCGCTGCCAGGGACGAATGTGCGGTGCCGCCGCGGCGGAAATCATCGCCCGCGAAAGTGGCCGCACCGTTTCCAGCATCGGCCGTTTGCGGGCCCAGGCGCCGATCAAGCCCATGCCGTTCGGCCTGGAGGTCGAGCCATGA
- a CDS encoding (2Fe-2S)-binding protein has protein sequence MALLKRLAEGDRPALDFTLDGQPAIGLLGDTLLTAVLTCSEHLRGSDFSAEPRAGFCLMGACQDCWVRLGDGRRVRACSTLLEAGQHITREPGRQL, from the coding sequence ATGGCGCTGCTGAAACGACTGGCCGAAGGCGACCGCCCGGCCCTGGACTTTACCCTCGACGGCCAGCCTGCCATCGGCCTGTTGGGAGACACGCTGCTGACCGCCGTGCTGACCTGCAGCGAACACCTGCGCGGCAGCGACTTCAGCGCCGAACCCAGGGCCGGTTTCTGCCTGATGGGCGCCTGCCAGGACTGCTGGGTGCGCCTGGGCGATGGCCGCCGCGTCCGCGCCTGCTCGACCCTGCTCGAAGCCGGCCAGCACATCACCCGCGAACCGGGGCGCCAGCTATGA
- a CDS encoding ABC transporter permease: protein MSRNGPFALLFHALLVAFMLAPLVVVCLVAFTPENTLSLPTTEFSLRWFRAVFERADFVDAFYNSLVLAFSAASLATLIAVPAALAITRLEFPGRDFFNGLFLSPIIIPHLVLGVALLRLFALMGVNGSFAWLIFAHVLVITPYVLRLVLASAIGLDRSAEQAAQSLGAGRFTLFRQITLPMILPGVAGGWLLAFINSFDEVTLSIFVTSPATQTLPVRMYVYATESIDPMMAAVSALVIALTALTMIVLDRVYGLDRVLVGKQ, encoded by the coding sequence ATGTCTAGAAACGGTCCTTTCGCGCTGCTGTTTCACGCCCTGCTGGTGGCCTTCATGCTCGCGCCGCTGGTGGTGGTCTGCCTCGTCGCCTTCACCCCGGAAAACACCCTGAGCCTGCCGACCACCGAGTTTTCCCTGCGCTGGTTTCGCGCCGTGTTCGAACGCGCGGATTTTGTCGATGCCTTCTACAACAGCCTGGTCCTGGCGTTCAGCGCGGCCTCGCTGGCGACGCTGATTGCGGTGCCGGCAGCCCTGGCGATCACCCGGCTCGAGTTTCCCGGCCGCGACTTCTTCAATGGCCTGTTCCTGTCGCCGATCATCATTCCGCACCTGGTGTTGGGCGTGGCGTTGCTGCGCCTGTTTGCGCTGATGGGCGTGAACGGCAGCTTTGCCTGGCTGATCTTCGCCCATGTGCTGGTCATCACGCCCTACGTGCTGCGCCTGGTGCTGGCCTCGGCCATCGGCCTGGACCGCAGCGCCGAGCAGGCTGCGCAATCGTTAGGGGCCGGGCGCTTCACGCTGTTCCGGCAAATCACCTTGCCGATGATCCTGCCGGGGGTGGCCGGGGGCTGGCTGCTGGCGTTCATCAACAGTTTCGATGAAGTCACGCTGTCGATCTTCGTCACCTCGCCGGCCACACAAACCTTGCCGGTGCGCATGTACGTGTACGCCACCGAATCCATCGACCCGATGATGGCAGCGGTGTCGGCACTGGTCATCGCGCTGACCGCGCTGACCATGATTGTGCTCGACCGGGTCTATGGCCTGGATCGGGTCCTGGTAGGCAAACAATGA
- a CDS encoding ABC transporter permease has protein sequence MKLIDAMRRGRQGYLMSAPALALYLGLLVIPLGLTLVLSFNVFDYSSGINGDAYTFEHYTSLLGDPYFYEIFWRTFWISALTTLLCVLIGVPEAYILSRMGAPWRSIFLILILTPLLISVVVRAFGWSLLLGADGLVNQVLQAFGGAPMKLLYTPFAVVIALVHVMLPFMIIPVWTSLQKLDPAAEQAALSLGASQFTVIRKVVLPQIMPGVLSGTLIVFGLAASSFAIPGLLGGRRLKMVATLIYDQYLSELNWPMGAAIAVALLLLNLLIMLSWNRMIEGRYKKSLG, from the coding sequence ATGAAGCTGATCGATGCGATGCGCCGCGGTCGCCAAGGCTACCTGATGTCCGCGCCGGCCCTGGCCTTGTACCTGGGCTTGCTCGTCATTCCCTTGGGCTTGACCTTGGTCCTGTCGTTCAACGTCTTCGACTACAGTTCGGGCATCAACGGCGACGCCTATACCTTCGAGCACTACACCAGCCTGCTGGGCGACCCGTACTTCTACGAGATCTTTTGGCGCACGTTCTGGATCAGCGCCTTGACCACGCTCTTGTGCGTACTGATCGGCGTGCCCGAGGCGTACATCCTCAGCCGCATGGGCGCACCGTGGCGCTCGATTTTCCTGATCCTGATTCTCACGCCGCTGCTGATTTCGGTGGTGGTGCGGGCCTTTGGCTGGAGCCTGTTGCTCGGCGCCGACGGCTTGGTCAACCAGGTCCTGCAGGCCTTCGGTGGCGCGCCGATGAAGCTGCTCTATACGCCGTTCGCCGTGGTCATCGCCCTGGTCCACGTGATGTTGCCGTTCATGATCATTCCGGTCTGGACCTCGCTGCAGAAACTCGACCCAGCCGCCGAACAGGCCGCGCTGTCCCTGGGGGCGAGCCAGTTCACGGTGATCCGCAAAGTGGTGCTGCCGCAAATCATGCCCGGCGTGCTGTCCGGCACGCTGATTGTGTTCGGTCTCGCCGCCAGTTCCTTCGCGATCCCCGGCCTGCTCGGCGGACGGCGCTTGAAGATGGTCGCCACGTTGATCTACGACCAATACCTGTCGGAGCTGAACTGGCCCATGGGCGCGGCCATTGCTGTCGCGCTGCTGCTGCTCAACCTGCTGATCATGCTGTCGTGGAACCGGATGATCGAAGGCCGCTACAAGAAGTCATTGGGGTAA
- a CDS encoding ABC transporter ATP-binding protein, translating to MAFVQLEGLGKRYGDIDAVVATNLSVEKGEFVSLLGPSGCGKTTTLQMIAGFVEVSSGRILLDGRDITHAKPASRGLGVVFQSYALFPHMTVKDNVAFGLRMRKVANSELQQRVDRVLKLVRLDRHADRYPRELSGGQRQRVALARALVIEPPVLLLDEPLSNLDANLREEMQYEIRRIQREVGITTLMVTHDQSEALSISDRVVVMQAGRITQIDAPYTLYEHPRTEFISGFVGKANLLPGERNSAGVVQACTRGDGGLTLSLRPEKIDLCEAGSGRLQGTLVNRFFLGSQWLYGVSTSLGELCVVRRNDGSAPLVEGTAVGLDWDPALLRVLSADEVPA from the coding sequence ATGGCTTTTGTGCAACTTGAAGGACTTGGCAAACGTTACGGCGATATCGACGCCGTGGTCGCCACCAACCTGTCGGTGGAAAAAGGCGAGTTCGTCTCGCTACTGGGACCTTCCGGCTGCGGCAAAACCACGACCCTGCAGATGATCGCCGGCTTCGTCGAAGTCAGCAGCGGGCGCATCCTGCTGGACGGTCGCGACATTACCCACGCCAAGCCCGCCAGCCGTGGCTTGGGTGTGGTGTTCCAGAGCTACGCGCTATTTCCCCACATGACCGTCAAGGACAACGTTGCCTTCGGCCTGCGCATGCGCAAAGTGGCCAATAGCGAACTGCAACAACGGGTGGACCGGGTGTTGAAACTGGTACGCCTGGACCGCCACGCCGACCGCTATCCGCGAGAACTCTCGGGCGGCCAGCGCCAGCGCGTGGCACTGGCCCGGGCCTTGGTGATCGAACCCCCAGTGCTGTTGCTCGACGAGCCACTGTCCAACCTCGACGCCAACCTGCGCGAAGAGATGCAATACGAAATCCGCCGCATCCAGCGCGAAGTCGGGATCACCACGCTGATGGTGACCCACGACCAGTCCGAAGCCCTGTCGATCAGTGACCGGGTCGTGGTGATGCAGGCCGGGCGCATTACCCAGATCGACGCGCCGTATACCCTTTACGAGCACCCGCGCACCGAATTCATTTCCGGTTTCGTCGGCAAAGCCAACCTTCTGCCCGGCGAGCGCAACAGCGCAGGCGTCGTTCAAGCCTGCACCCGAGGCGATGGGGGACTGACCCTGAGCCTGCGCCCGGAAAAAATCGACCTGTGCGAGGCCGGTTCTGGGCGATTGCAAGGCACCCTCGTCAACCGCTTCTTCCTTGGTAGCCAATGGCTGTACGGCGTCTCGACCAGCCTGGGTGAACTGTGCGTGGTGCGCCGCAACGACGGCTCGGCGCCCTTGGTCGAAGGCACGGCGGTGGGCCTGGACTGGGATCCGGCACTGCTGCGGGTGCTGAGTGCGGACGAGGTGCCGGCATGA
- a CDS encoding IclR family transcriptional regulator has translation MSNSTDRNNEKGEVGVGAVSRLFAVLRSLGDTAEGGERVTQLAQRIGLSQPTTHRLLRSLMDEGMVEQDARSKRYRLSLEFFALAARAGNTGNLRELVRPAMLRLSASLGDSLFLLARSGFDAVCLDRSEGPFPIRTFTGDIGGRVALGVGQGSLAILAFLPEQERDTVIQYNLPRLKDFHLYDEVFLRSEVENVRTLGYAGRNTGVLQGMAGVAVPILDRDGRAVAALSVATVSDRLGPDRLPTVVDMLKREAALIGPRINPFDPLLRRPSLVFGQG, from the coding sequence ATGTCTAATTCCACTGATCGGAATAATGAGAAAGGCGAGGTGGGTGTCGGTGCGGTTTCCAGGCTGTTTGCCGTGTTACGCAGCCTGGGTGACACCGCCGAGGGTGGCGAGCGGGTGACACAATTGGCCCAGCGCATCGGCCTGTCCCAGCCCACCACGCATCGCTTGTTGCGTAGCCTGATGGACGAAGGCATGGTCGAGCAGGACGCACGCAGCAAACGCTACCGCCTGAGCCTGGAGTTCTTCGCCCTGGCCGCCCGCGCGGGCAACACCGGCAACCTGCGCGAACTGGTGCGCCCGGCGATGCTGCGGTTGTCGGCTTCTCTGGGGGACTCGCTGTTTTTGCTGGCGCGCAGTGGTTTCGATGCGGTCTGCCTGGACCGCAGCGAGGGACCGTTTCCGATCCGCACGTTCACCGGCGACATCGGTGGTCGCGTGGCGTTGGGCGTGGGGCAGGGCAGCCTGGCGATCCTGGCGTTTCTGCCGGAGCAAGAGCGCGACACGGTGATTCAATACAACCTGCCGCGGCTCAAGGATTTCCATTTGTACGACGAAGTGTTCCTGCGTTCGGAAGTGGAGAACGTGCGCACGCTGGGCTACGCCGGGCGCAACACTGGCGTATTGCAAGGCATGGCCGGGGTCGCCGTGCCGATCCTGGACCGTGATGGCCGGGCCGTGGCCGCCTTGAGCGTGGCAACGGTGAGTGACCGCCTGGGGCCCGATCGCCTGCCGACGGTGGTGGATATGCTCAAGCGCGAGGCGGCCCTGATCGGGCCGCGGATCAACCCGTTCGACCCGTTGCTGCGCAGGCCTTCGCTGGTGTTTGGACAGGGGTGA
- a CDS encoding anti-sigma factor family protein, translating into MISMPPSDSDLHAYVDRQLSEADQRLVQAYLANQPEVAARVRAWQQDAQHLRTALSGALQQPPNPDLDPAMIRQRLKQRSRRHLANAAVLLLAVSVGGFGGWQARQMTLLSTAAPMADALQAYRLIAQQGILPADYQTGDEQSMQGWLDRYFTQADRLPDLSGAGFKPVSGRLLSTEQGAAAMVVYQDPSGQKISFYVRPPGPKNFLLPRGSRREGELQAEYWSGPGYNYAMVIPSDTPTVQRLKQTLNF; encoded by the coding sequence ATGATCAGCATGCCCCCCAGCGACAGCGACCTGCACGCCTACGTCGATCGCCAACTGAGCGAGGCCGACCAGCGCCTGGTGCAGGCCTACCTGGCCAACCAGCCGGAAGTCGCCGCCCGGGTCCGCGCCTGGCAACAGGACGCGCAGCACCTGCGCACGGCCCTGAGCGGCGCCTTGCAACAGCCGCCCAATCCGGATCTCGACCCGGCCATGATTCGCCAGCGCCTGAAACAGCGCTCCCGCCGCCACCTGGCCAACGCCGCGGTGTTGCTGCTGGCCGTCAGCGTGGGTGGCTTCGGCGGCTGGCAAGCGCGGCAAATGACCCTGCTCAGCACCGCAGCCCCCATGGCCGATGCCTTGCAGGCATACCGCTTGATTGCCCAGCAGGGCATCCTTCCGGCCGACTACCAGACGGGTGACGAGCAGAGCATGCAAGGCTGGCTCGACCGTTACTTCACCCAGGCCGACCGCCTGCCAGACCTGTCGGGCGCCGGTTTCAAGCCCGTCAGCGGACGCTTGCTCAGCACCGAACAAGGCGCAGCGGCGATGGTGGTCTACCAGGACCCGAGCGGTCAGAAAATCAGCTTCTACGTGCGCCCGCCCGGCCCGAAAAACTTCCTGCTACCACGGGGCAGTCGCCGTGAGGGCGAGTTGCAAGCCGAGTACTGGTCCGGGCCCGGCTACAACTATGCGATGGTCATACCCAGTGATACGCCGACGGTGCAGCGGCTCAAGCAAACCCTGAATTTCTGA
- a CDS encoding sigma-70 family RNA polymerase sigma factor, with protein sequence MNAFDEQLRELIPRLRRFAVSLTRNPSNADDLVQACLERALSKWNDKRPDGDLRAWLFSILYRQFIDGHRRSRRYARMLEFFTGRDDAHPSAERSVIAQSSLQAFDQLTTEQRALLLWVSVEGLSYQQVADILGVPTGTVMSRLSRARQALRQLSDGEITRPTLRILK encoded by the coding sequence ATGAACGCATTCGACGAACAGTTGCGCGAACTCATCCCCAGGCTACGGCGTTTTGCCGTGTCGCTGACGCGCAACCCGAGCAACGCCGATGACCTGGTGCAGGCGTGCCTGGAGCGAGCGTTGTCCAAATGGAACGACAAACGCCCGGACGGCGATCTGCGGGCCTGGCTGTTTTCGATTCTGTATCGGCAGTTTATCGACGGCCACCGCCGCTCCCGACGGTATGCACGCATGCTGGAGTTTTTCACCGGCCGCGACGATGCCCACCCTTCGGCCGAGCGCAGCGTGATCGCGCAATCGTCCCTGCAAGCGTTCGATCAGCTCACGACGGAACAACGTGCACTGTTGCTGTGGGTGTCGGTGGAAGGCTTGAGCTACCAACAAGTCGCCGACATCCTCGGCGTGCCGACCGGCACAGTAATGTCCCGTCTGTCGCGCGCTCGACAGGCTCTGCGCCAACTCAGCGACGGCGAAATCACCCGCCCCACCCTGCGGATACTCAAATGA